The following coding sequences lie in one Phragmites australis chromosome 8, lpPhrAust1.1, whole genome shotgun sequence genomic window:
- the LOC133926860 gene encoding shaggy-related protein kinase GSK4 has product MAAVPGGGPHLAAAAADAMEVDPPRVSTDEKHGANIMGGSDAVTGHIISTTIGGKNDEPKRTISYMAERVVGTGSFGVVFQAKCLETGETVAIKKVLQDKRYKNRELQIMRSIDHCNVISLKHCFFSTTSRDELFLNLVMEFVPESLYRVLKHYKDMKQRMPPIYVKLYMYQIFRGLAYIHNVPGVCHRDIKPQNILVDPLSHQVKVCDFGSAKALVKGEANISYICSRYYRAPELIFGATEYTTSIDIWSAGCVLAELLLGQPLFPGESAVDQLVEIIKVLGTPTREEIRCMNPNYTEFKFPQIKACPWHKIFHKRMPPEAIDLVSRLLQYSPNLRCSALEACAHSFFDELREPHARLPNGRPFPPLFNFKQELVNAPPELISRLLPEHAQRHSGFSSLFGSRT; this is encoded by the exons ATGGCCGCCGTGCCCGGTGGTGGGCCCCAcctcgccgcagccgccgccgacgcGATGGAGGTCGACCCGCCGCGCGTCTCCACCGACGAGAAG CATGGCGCCAATATTATGGGAGGAAGTGATGCAGTTACAGGCCATATAATTTCAACCACGATTGGGGGAAAGAACGATGAACCAAAAAGG ACCATTAGCTATATGGCTGAGCGAGTTGTTGGAACTGGATCATTTGGGGTTGTCTTCCAG GCAAAATGCCTTGAGACTGGTGAAACTGTTGCCATTAAGAAGGTTCTACAGGACAAACGATACAAGAATAGGGAGTTGCAGATAATGCGCTCGATTGATCATTGCAATGTCATTTCCCTGAAGCACTGTTTCTTCTCTACCACAAGCAGAGATGAACTTTTCCTTAATTTAGTCATGGAGTTTGTTCCAGAGTCACTTTATCGTGTCCTGAAACACTACAAAGATATGAAGCAGAGGATGCCACCTATATATGTTAAGCTGTACATGTATCAG ATATTCCGGGGATTAGCTTATATTCATAATGTACCAGGTGTTTGTCACCGAGATATTAAGCCTCAGAATATTTTG GTGGATCCTCTTTCCCACCAAGTCAAGGTCTGTGACTTTGGGAGTGCTAAAGCCTTG GTTAAAGGTGAAGCAAATATATCGTATATATGCTCACGTTACTATCGTGCTCCTGAGCTCATATTTGGTGCAACTGAATACACAACATCTATTGATATATGGTCTGCTGGATGTGTTCTTGCTGAGCTTCTTCTTGGTCAA CCTCTGTTTCCTGGGGAAAGTGCTGTGGATCAGCTTGTTGAGATTATCAAG GTTTTGGGTACTCCAACTCGAGAGGAAATCCGGTGTATGAATCCCAATTACACAGAATTCAAGTTTCCTCAGATAAAAGCGTGTCCATGGCACAAG ATCTTCCACAAGCGAATGCCTCCAGAAGCAATAGATCTTGTGTCCCGCCTTCTTCAGTATTCACCAAATCTGCGATGTAGTGCT CTTGAGGCATGTGCCCATTCGTTCTTTGACGAGTTACGAGAACCACATGCAAGACTGCCAAATGGCCGCCCATTTCCTCCACTGTTCAACTTTAAACAGGAA CTAGTAAATGCACCGCCGGAGCTTATCAGCAGGCTGTTACCGGAACATGCTCAACGGCATTCAGGATTTAGTTCTTTATTTGGCAGCAGAACATAG